Genomic segment of Pongo pygmaeus isolate AG05252 chromosome 1, NHGRI_mPonPyg2-v2.0_pri, whole genome shotgun sequence:
cCCGGTGTAATCCCGTTTAGAGTTTTTCCTTCTATAGAGGACAGCCAGAATCATGCTGATGAGCAGAGTGAGACCTAGGACCACAGCAGTAACTATGCCCACCACTACCCAAACTGGAAACACAGGCAAATTCtctagagagaaagaacaaaatagtTTTAAGGGACATTGCTACAGAGAGAAAACAtggaattttattaaattaacgAGCAAGTATCTTCATTTAGCAGTTACCGTACCCTCTTTTATTATCCAAATTATGAGATCCTACTATCTATCCTATTCCTATGTAATTCATGACATGCGAATATTAGATGAGAAAGAATGAACTATGGAACTAAGCATTTCTACACCTACAATCCCTCTCAGTGCTCTAAAGAAAAACCGGAGGTGTGAATTTACCTGGATCTACTCTCCGACAAagcagaccttgtctcaaaaatgagACACCAGAACCTGCATTTCCTGTTTGTTCTCAaaatcaaaaggaagaaataactgTGCTGTTGTTGAAAGCTTTCTCCTGgagaatataaaacaatatgaatcTCCTTCTTTCCCACTGCCCATCACATCCAAACATAATGAATTTGGCCTTTCTTCTAATTAACACTGAAAAATTCATACTCCTGAAATTAAACCAATAGGCACCAGACGGTAggaataaaaatggagaaaacagcCACTCTGGGTCAGAATGAGCAACAAGTTCCCCAACTCCAAGCATGTTTGGTAGAGCCACAGGTTCGCGGCAACAGGGAGCACAACTGTATGGCAAAACTCCTCCCTCCAAACCCACCATGAAATGCAACTCATGTTCTCCAACCAAACATGAGATAAAGGAGACTGCATTATTACTGCCAAAATACTCAAGGAAGTACCTTTTTCTACGACATAGAGCCTAATGTGTCCAGGCTGGACAACGATGTCAGGAGGGTTTTTGACATCACAGATATAGGTGCCATTGTGTATAAACTGCATATTTTCTATGTTGATTGATGCATCTTTCTTGTCAAGGTCTCCAGCCCAGCTGATTCTGTCTTTAAATGGTGGATAATTCCCAAGGTACACTTGCCCTTGGGAGTAGTGGAAAAACTGCAATTAGAAAAAAGGAACACATGAACTATTCTCAAAGGCAGAATTCCTGAACTCTGTAATGTGCATGCTATGAAAGCTTCTTTTAAAGACTTCATACAGAAAGAAATGCAACATCATATTACAAATCACAAGTTATGGAATCTAAGCCAGACAGAAGTTTAGAGATCATGGGACTCAACCCTGCCAGGTTTCAATGGAAGAATCAGACTCATATATCATCTCTAATCCTCTCAATATTTCATTGATATAATTATCACCACCCATAattttataaaagacaaaatggAGACTTAAGAGAAGCCATTTTCCCAAGGTACCAATGATAGTAAATTGGGGACCCAGAGTAAAATTTAGGCCCATCTGAGTCTTCAAAGCCAATGTTCTTCCAATAGCACCATGATTGAGCCCAGTGATTCCCAAGGCTTCAGAAAGCTTAGTGTTGAGTTAGCTTACCACTAAGATACACAGAGGCACAAAGGAAAAGAATCCTAAATATCTCAGATCGGCTAATCTGagtttctccctcttccttctggTTTCCTATGGAAAAGTCATGGGTGTGTGAAAGGAACAAAGCCCAGATAACACAAGATACTCTTGCCGGCTTTTGAAAGTTCAGCCTTTGGCCCCTTTCTCTTTCCACTCCTCAGTCTCTCCTCAGTCCTGCTTTCAGCAAAGGAACTGTCTTCTCAAAGTAAACCTTGTCAAAGTCAGCACCTGGAAGCAGGGTTAAGGCCCAGTGGGAGGGGATCTATCCTCACACTTGGCTCTAATCCAAGCAGCTATGCTGGAGGCCTGATGTCTTTGTTCTGGTTAATGGACGGGGTGATGGTGGAGCTGGGGATAGAAACCAGCTCTATTAGCAATTCAAACAGAACATTTTCAGAACCCTTTGAGCACGCTGAAAACCCCCGTGCAGACTCATCCATTCCTATGATTTAATGATCATCTAGATTTTCTTAACTCCCAAACCTCTCTCTCCATCAATAGCATCCCCCAAGCTCTAGACTCCTTGCCCAATTGCCTACTCACTTTACCACCTGGCTGCCCCTCTCCCCCAAGCTTGTCAACCTCTCTTATAAACTTCGTCTTCCCCTCTTCATGTATCGTGTCTTCACTGATGGCTACTGTTTCTTTCCAAAACCATAAATCTTGAAGTAATCCTTGATTCTCTTTCTTCCTATCCAGTTAATCCCCCAATATTGTCAATTTGTCTCATTAGTTTCTCTCagttctctcttctctctacTCAGTTCCCACTGACAAtatctgtttttatgttttcatcaTCTTGGACTATGGCCTCTTAACTGGTATGTCTAACTCATCATCTTCCACAATGCCTAAATGATCACTGATAAAGAATAAtggttattattataatatttatcaaatatttacccTGCATTTCACATGACCTAAATGCTTGTTAAGAACCgtgaagggtctgagattttaccctacttACAAGCTAACAAAGTTAGTTGGCCACAGGTTCATAGATGCTGACAGAAGACACGGACTCCTGTGAAATCTTCACTCTCATGAAGAAGACTCAGAAACAAAGAACCTTATGAGCAGAAAGCATGTGTTTGTTCCTCTTGCCCCGCAAGTCCCACAGCCATGACATGGAGGGGCTCACATGGATGTTGTGCAGGCAGAGGTACTGCATCACAGCGGAGGAACCCCAAGCTCAGGGAACACAATTGTCTTACAAGAGGCAGAAGACATGTCTGACTTTAGCCCTGAAAGGAGACACTACCTTTACTATACTCAAGAATACACAAATTTGTCCTCTGCTCCAGAGGGTAACATCATCTGTGCCTTCCAAAGCTAGTTACTatacaaaaaaagtccagaacaaAGGCAGCCAGTGCCTTTGCTAGCAAGGTGTGCAAAAACGTGAAAGACCCATAGAAAACTGTCTCCCAACAACTCTCTAGCCCTCACAACCACCCTGCAAGGTGAGATTCGCCTACCTGATATTTCATAAATAGGGAATGTGAGGCTCAGGAAACCTTGGtgactttcccaaagtcacaggTTTTAGAGATGGAATTCAAACTCAGCTCTGATTTCAAAGCTTATGCTATTTCCAATGTTTAATGCCTCTCAGGTGAGCTCATGTCTTATCTGTTCAAAGTCCTTCACTCTCTCTTCTTCACTAGAAAATGAACCATAAACTCTCAGCTTTGCAAATGAATCCTTCCATCACCTGCTCTCTGCCTTCCCTTCCCACAACATCTCTACATATTCCCTGCCTTGCATTTCTGAACCAGCGGGGATGAGCTACATGATGCTGTTTCTCAGCACTGGGTCTGAGACAGCTCCCTCAGTCAGGCTCTCTCATTGACTGGGGGCCATTTGAAGGCAGAGGATAAGATATATTTATCTCTGTACTCCTTAGCACTGTGGACACAGCAGGAACTACATAGTTTGCTGAATCAAACTGAGGAATAACGTCTTGGTCAAAGCAGTGAGAGATGGAAATAAAACAGTGAAAAATTCACAGAAAAGACTAGAATCATTatcaatcaatatttttaaagtacaagCCATGGTGCTAAAGCTATGAGGTATACTAAAGATGTAAGACAGGCATGTCCTCTTAAAACACCCATAttcaggaagaagaagaggaaaattgtCATATTAAGGGATCTGTATTATAGGAATGGCCCAGATAAGGGTAGTGAGTTTTAAGGactaaaaggttaaaaaaaaaaaaaaaaaaaaaaaagaggcattatGGAGGAGACAGAGGGTAAAAATGGGGTACAGCTTACATGACAAGTGTTCAGAAGTAGGAAAACAAAGCACAAAGCA
This window contains:
- the MPZL1 gene encoding myelin protein zero-like protein 1 isoform X2 — its product is MAAPAEAGAVIAAPDSRRWLWSVLAAALGLLTAGVSALEVYTPKEIFVANGTQGKLTCKFKSTSTTGGLTSVSWSFQPEGADTTVSFFHYSQGQVYLGNYPPFKDRISWAGDLDKKDASINIENMQFIHNGTYICDVKNPPDIVVQPGHIRLYVVEKENLPVFPVWVVVGIVTAVVLGLTLLISMILAVLYRRKNSKRDYTGAQSYMHS